The segment GGTCTTGAAGTATTGACAGGGAGTTACaagcttagggcactcacaatgcagactctatcatagagtctaaagttatttattacctcaaataatgtggacttagagtctaaataagacttagagtcttattttttctacctctttcttcaataaatatgctgccacatcagcaaaataccatcaataatatgtaattaattgtcttggactctgtaatagagtcttgcattgtgagtgcccttacagCACCAAACGAACCTGTGTTAATCCTTTGAGtgtactcacaatgcaagactctatcacatagtccaagacaattaattacatattatttatagtattttgctgatgtgccagcatatttattgaagaaagaggtagaaaaaataagactccaagtcttatttagactctaagtccacattgttcgagttaataaataactttagactctataatagagtctgcattgtgagtgctctgATAGTGCAGTTAATTAGCTAGTCTTTCGGTTGGGCAGCAATGGGTGGCAACAAATTAAACTTGATAGAACCATTGTCAACGACGTACAGTTATTTGATAGCCATCTTCGTCATGGGTGTTGCCTTTGTTTTTCACTCGTGTTTTTCCTGGGAGCACTGCACTCTACATCGAATACGTATGAGCTCTACCGCTCAATTAAAAAGAAAAGCTGTAAAAACACACCCTGGAGTCCGAGGACAGTGGGGATGGTGCTTTAAATGGATCCCGCGGTTCTTCTCTAGTATAACTAAATAAACTAAATATACCGTGGTTCTTCTTTAATGTAACTAAATAAAGATATTTAGAGAGTCATCTCTATCCTTATTCGACACACATATAAAAGCGGATAACCCATGGACTGACCATCAACGGCTACTGTCAAAGCAGCTGCAACCTACCTTTAGCCAAAGCCACCATgtgagagcaactccaagagttcCCCAAAAATATAACCCCCAAAACTTTGTATTAAGAGCTCTCTTAAATAATTATTTTCTAAAAGCTAGTTTCCTCCACAGCAGCTCCCCAATATTTtacacccaaaaatattttgaACTTGCCACAACGTCAGTTAGTTGGATGAGGATGGGGCTAGAAACAGAATTAGTTGGATTGGGACTTTTGCATCGGCTTGACTTGTTCCGTTGGCCAACTGTTCCATCCTTCGTAGCTCCTCGAGTCTCACCTTTTCTTATGAACGGGAGAAGGAGCACGGAAATTTTCTACCAGAACGGGGCGCGAGCACGGGAAAAGAAGCACCGAAGAAGATTGGGGGCACACCGTCGGTCTGAACATATGAGGGGCGCAGGCTCAATTTTCCAGAGCCAGCAAATTTTGGGAGAAGGTTTGAGGAGCTGTTGGACCCATAGGTTTTCTCCTAAGCACGCAAGTTTTAGTTTTGGGAATATTATTAGccttctcttggagatgctctgacCCCCTCGTGCACACAGATAGCACCCACACACATGAACATgggaggctttgtttagttccaaaattttttgttaaaacgatactgtagcacttttgtttttatttgataaacattgtccaatcatagagtaactaagcttaaaagattggtctcgcgatttatagacaaactgtgtaattagtttttatttttatctatatttaatactctatgcatgtgccgcaagattcgatgtgacgagaaatctcgaaaagttttgagtttttagtgaactaaataaacaaggcctgagctaTGCAAATGCAATGCAATCCTTGAAGGCTTTGGGGCTCTGGATTTCCTGTGAAGGTCCTAATGTCCAAGTGGACTTCTTTTATCCCAATTCCATAAATAAAGACTCTAGTCCTACGACCCAATAAAAAACAATACATTTTATTCTATTACATTATAAATGAGGTATAGACTGCGCGCTGTGCGATCAGCAGCCGGAGACCACcgaccacttgctggtggcatgTGTATTCGCGAGGGAGGTCTGGCATCGCCTCTTATCCGCCATCGGCCTCGACCAACTACTTCCGTCGGGCGTTTCAAGGCTGGTGGACTGGTGGCAGGAAAGCCGCGCCTTCCTACCTCAGCAACCTAGACGAGGCTTCGACTCGCTCGTAGTGCTCGTCTCTTGGACTCTCTGGAAGGAACGGAACGCCAGAACCttcgacaacatcagttccacGCCTACTCAGACTCTCGCCAAGGTCAAAGAGGAGGCGAACGCGTGGCTCGCAGCAGGTTTCCGCGGCCTTGCTGCCTTCGGCGCACTGCTTTAGTTCGCGCCCGGACGTTCCGTGTAGCAAATCAGCTTTAGAACAGGGTTACGACTTTCAGCAGCGCCGTTTGAGCCGGCGACTTCTGTGTGGTGTTATCAGCGCTCCTTGGCACCTCGCCATGGAACGCTAACCTGTACTTTGCTTCTCCAACTTCTCTTAACGAAACACGTGCAGCGCACGatttcgaaaaaaaaagaataagcaTTGCGGGGCACACTACAAGCCCGGTTTCGTTTCTGTTGAGAACCCCCGCTGCCCAAGCCTACTTGAAGCTATAGATAGTGGGCCTAATCATTCTCGATTTTTTACTTTtgtcctgtttagattggagatgaaaaatttttggatgtgaCATTAGATGTGTCAGAAGAATAtcgggaggagtttttagaaaataataaaaaaacaaattacatagctcgtttggaaactgcaagataaatctattaagcataattaatctatcattagcacatataggttactgtagcacttaagactaattatggactaactaagcttaaaagattcgtctcgtgatttttaaccaaactgtgtaattagtttattttttttatctatatttaatattctatgtatgtgtccaaagattcgatgggatggatgaaaattttttgggtggggaactaaacagggcctttggCTATGCTAGGCCAAGGTCTTAGTAATAATAACCAAAACTAATAATTAAATTAATCTTTTTTTATTGAACTATCGTAGTAGCTtggtttttctctctctctcaacttcTAAAATCTAAAATTATTAAAATTACCTCATTACCCGAGGTGGTTTTCAAGACCCTAAAAATCCAATAAACACGGGATAAGATTTTCTAAACCATGACAAATATCTTTAAGCTTACTACTAAAACTTTGTGAAAAATCCTAAAGATATTAAGACAGGAGATACCTAAATAAGATTGAAAATATAGCTTCTAGTAATTATATTTAGCTCTAGGAAAATGAGAAAATATCTATAAAATTATCAAAACattctaaggccagtctcagtggcctGTTTCAATgtactgtttccaaaacaatgaaacaaccttcacaatgcatgagttttaCCTTGACGTTTtctaggctgggcaaagcatttaattactgcaaaatgattggatcacatgcaatatGGTGAAATGATTtagccctcagtggggatttcatcccatTTCACCGCGTGGAAACAACGTCCGTAGAGTTTCactatggtgaaactacttctttctctctcctcttcgtttcatgcaaaaagtgcagttttgttAACAtagcgctctaataaatgtgcatgacatcctagtGAAACCCCTCACTGAGACCTGCACCTGCACATCAGCtcttactaaggccttgtttagtttgtgaaaTTTCTGGTTTtggtatttttgtttatatttgatggTTATTGCTCAATTATAAATTATAATtgagctcaaaaaattcgtattataaattatagacaaattatataattaattttgttttttatttatatttaatattttatatatgcaAAAAGAATTgatatgacggaaaatcttaaaaaaaatacaactaAACCGGCCTAACATGTTTTGGCTCACATGTGCAGTGGACGTTGACATCCAGCCTCTCACTCTTTATAGTCAACGGCCGGGCGGCGGCGAGATCGAGAGCATCGAGTCATCGACGGCCGACGAGCATCTTTCAGCACCTGCCATGGCTGCCGCTTCCGTGTCCGTCCCTCGCATCAAGCTGGGCTCGCAGGGGCTAGAGGTCTCCGCGCAGGGCCTCGGCTGCTTGGGCATGTCCTTCTTCTACGGTCCGCCCAAGCCGGAGCCCGACATGATCAAGCTCATCCACAACGCTGTCGCCACCGGGGTCACCCTCCTCGACACCGCCGACATGTACGGTCCGCACACTAACGAGATCTTGCTGGGCAAGGTCGGTTTTAGATCTTTTTTTTTATCGATTTCTTTGGCCATTTTCAAGTTTGCGCTGAACATGTTTGATGTAATGCTTCTGAATTCTGAGAAGGCGCTTGAAGGCGGGGTGCGGGAGAAGGTCGAGCTGGCCACCAAGTTTGCCGTCTCCTACGCCGACGGCAAGTGGGAGATCCGCGGTGACCCAGCATACGTGCGGGCGGCGTGCGAGGGCAGCCTCAAGCGGCTCGGCGTTGACTGCATCGACCTCTACTACCAGCACCGCATCGACAAGAAGGTGCCAATCGAGGTCACGGTGAGTGCAGTGTACCTATATATGATGAGAGGACGGTGTGCTGGCATATGATGGCAAGGTCTCTCCAATATGTAATCTCAATCGCCATTCACCACCCTGAATTTAACCCAGAAACAAAAGAAACCTCATTTTGGATCCATCGTATTCTTGTGAGAAGGGCGTGTCTAGCAGACCTCCCTCCCACCCTGCTTAGCAGAGCTCAAACTCCAAGAACTGGTGGAGATAATAAAACTAATCTGGTGTAGACACCTCTTTCTTGCAGTAACTTCTTGGAGTTTTCTGGGGTACCGTTGTATGTACCATGCAACTGGATCAAACACTAGTTGCTGTCGTTTTTGGCCCATTCACATTACTGGCAGTCCACATATAATGTTCTGTTTATAGTTTTCCTTTCCCTTACAATCCACACTGCACCCTGTAAACCATGAACTATTTCCTTTTAGATAATTGAGTTTGTCTTTCTTTTCCTGTTGCTAGATTGGTGAACTCAAGAAGCTAGTGGAAGAAGGAAAGATAAAGTACATTGGGTTATCTGAAGCATCTGCATCAACAATCCGAAGAGCTCATGCAGTCCATCCTATCACAGCAGTACAGCTTGAATGGTCATTATGGTCTAGAGATGTGGAAGAAGAGATAATTCCCACTTGCAGGTATTTTCATGAATAGTCAAACAATGGAGTTGTGCAGTCGATAAGTAGGAAGCTTATTTCTGAATTATCACCTTTCTATTTCAGAGAACTTGGAATTGGAATTGTAGCTTACAGTCCACTAGGCAGAGGGTTCTTGTGTAGTGGAGCAAAACTAGTTGACTCACTGTCAGAGCAGGACTTCCGCAAGGTGAACTCAAACTATTACCTCCTTAATTTTAAACATTTCCTTGATCTTAGATACATTGTTGGATTCTGGTCATGTATATACAAGGGTCCCATCCACATTGCTTGAAGAAAAAGAATTTGAAATAATTGTCTAATGCCTCTTTGTAACAAGGATTTGAAACTTCTGCAGTATATGCCTAGATTTCAACCAGAGAATATTGACAAGAATACTAAGATATTCGAGCGTGTGAACGCAATGGCAGCAAAAAGAGGATGCACGCCATCACAACTAGCATTGGCTTGGGTTCACCATCAGGGAAACGATGTTTGCCCCATACCTGGCACAACAAAAATCGAGAACTTCAACCAGAATGTGGGGGCACTGTCTGTGAAGTTGACACCAGATGAGATGGCTGAACTCGAGTCGTATGCTGCTACAGGTGAAGTCTTGGGTGACCGTTATGCTGAAACTACCAACACCTGGAAGGACTCCGAGACCCCGCCATTGTCTTCTTGGAAATCTGAGTAGCCAATCTGGTATCTTCAACTCTATCACGGTCACATTGCTGTATCTCCAAACTGTCGGACTGCAGAAGATGCTCAGGTGCACTTTGGAAAAGCATCCATATGATGCTTGCCTTATTGCGAGCTATGAATTTGGTACTTAGTGTGTATTGCATGCCTCGTTTCGTATCAAGAGTATTTACCATGAGTATAGATTAAAGGTTAAAAGCACTGGTTCGATGAATGACCATGTGCATTTGTATCAAGAGTATTTAGCATGACTAGCAAACTGAATTTTGTAatagttgtaaaaaaaaatgtgATTGTAAAATGTACTAGATGTGGTACGCTCATGCAAACATAACTATAGGCAATTACTATTGTATACTCCATCGGTCGGCGCATGAGCTCCTTTCCATTCATGTTCGCTTAGCTGGTAGAAAGTttttgttcgctgatttgttataagagaaaacATTGCTCAATAATAGATaaatttggctgataagctcaaacgaacatgCTATTTTGGTTCTTTACAACCATGCTTCGGTCAATGCTTCTGGGATGGTAATTAGGGCATAGAAAATCATTGGTCACCTTGCATTTACTAAAAAAAATTGTCACATGCTTTCTTTCATTATTCTTCTATACTATATAAATACTTTTGGGGTTATATTTAGCATTATTCTTCTAGAAGCTTCCAAAAGTTATATTTAGCTCTAGGAAAATGGGGACATATATATCGAAAAAAAATCCCAAAACATTCTGAAAAATGAATAACACATTTTAAaaagagtaaaatacactggcggccctttaacttgtcagcatgtgccactttggtccatgaacttgcaaacccgaaaaagtgacccctgaacttgtccacctgtgccactttggtccatgaagttGCAAACCCGAAAAAGTGACCTCTGAACTTGTCCACCTGtgtcactttggtccatgaacttgcaaacgcgaaaaagtgTCTCCTAAACTTGTCGACctgtgccatcttagaaaaaATATCCTCTAAACTTGTCGACCTGTGCCACCTTGGtccatgaacatgcaaatacaAAAATAACACCAGCTGCATGGCACTGTTCTGCCACGTGGCCGCCTCTGGTAGGCCATGCATGGCACCGTTTATGGTGTTGACATCAGTGATAATGGCAGcacttcttttttaatttacgaaattgatatatttttattcatagcgtcaaatatatcaaataatatatcaGTTTgttgcatttattaattaaaagagataattttaaAACAAGCAAAAATTATTCGTTTTCTAGGTTTTATATTTTTCCTAGGCAGAGTACATCATGAAGAGGCTACACAAAATATTTCATGAATTTAGCATTTCactaataattagttatgaaataaacaaataTTTGTTGACGCGTTGAAAGAGCCTTTACATGCattgaccaaagtggcacaggccgACAAGTTCAAAGGCCACTGTTTTGCGTTTgcaaagttcatggaccaaagtggcacaggcggacaagttcaggggtcaGTTTTTCGGGTTTACAAGTTCATGAACCAAAGTGGCATAGGCTGACAATTTAAAGGgccgccagtgtattttactctttTAAAAACTTCTCCTAATAAAAACACGAGATGCGTCCAACATggatgagatcaacattaacgTATGTTGCAATCATGTTGGCTGTATCCCATATTTTAGTTGTAGAAAGTTTTCAAAACACATTAGACATTGATTAGAATGAGATCAGGAagacaattttctttttcttttggagttcaaaggccttgtttagtttgcaaaaaattcAGTTTtcagctactgtagcactttcgtttttatttaacaaatattatccaatcatggagtaactaggctcaaaatatttatctcacaaattacagataaactgtgcaattagtttttattttcatctatatttaatgctccatgcatacgatcaaagattcgatgtgacggataatcttgaaaacttttgcgaactaaacgaggccagaAATCTAAAGTCTGATGATAGTCAGagattttttcttaaaaaaaagacccttttgttcttatttgaAACTGCAACTGACATCAGCTCTTACTACATGTATATAGGCTCACATGTGCAGTGACGTCATGACATCCAATCCACTGGCCGCTGGCACAGAGGGCCTCTCACTCTTTATAGCCACGGCCGAGCGGCAGGCCACCGCATCACCCCCTCACCACCGAAGGCACCAACCACCCGAGAGCATCGACGGCCGACGAGCATCTTCCAGCACCTGCCATGGCTGCCGCTTCCGTGTCCGTCCCCCGCATCAAGCTGGGCTCGCAGGGGCTCGAAGTCTCCGCGCAGGGCCTTGGCTGCATGGGCATGTCCGCCTTCTACGGTCCGCCCAAGGCCGAGCCGGACATGATCAAGCTCATCCAccacgccgtcgccgccggGGTCACCCTCCTCGACACCTCCGACATCTACGGCCCGCACACCAACGAGATCCTGCTGGGCAAGGTCGGTCCGCTCGAGTCTTAGATCCCTGTTGTTGTCGATTTCTTCGGCTTTGTTTTTTCAGTTTGCACTGAAGATGTTCGATGTAATGCTTCTGATTTCTGAGAAGGCGCTTCAAGGCGGGGTAAGGGAAAAGGTGGAGCTGGCCACCAAGTTTGGCCTCTCCTTCGCCGACGGTAAGCGGGAGATCCGCGGTGACCCAGCATACGTGCGGGCAGCGTGCGAGGGCAGCCTCAAGCGGCTCGGCGTCGACTGCATTGACCTCTACTACCAGCACCGCATCGACAAGAAGGTGCCGATCGAGGTCACGGTGAGTGCAGTGTATCTTCCCCACTGGATTCCTTTGTTTGGTAGCTGTGGCCTGTCAGTCTGTCACCAATGGATGGTCGATGTGAAcatacaagtggaagctggaAATGCCGGCCGGGGCATATTCTTCCATGACAGTTAGTGGTGGTGGTTGGTGGAGACAGGTTTGTTGGAGGTTGGTGTCTACAACGTATGAGTGGTTATACTAACATAAGGGCCCTTGTGTAAATTTGGCAAAGATGCCGTGCTGGCATATGACGCAAGGTTTCTTTTATGTAATCTCAATCACCATCCTGAAGTTAACGAAACAAAAGAAACCTCATTTTGGATCCATCTTATCTCTTGTGAGAAGGGTGTGTCTAGCAGACCTCCCTCCCACCCTGTTTAGCAGAGCTCAAACCCCAAGAACTGCTGAGGATGAAAACTAATCAGATGTAGACACACCTCTTTCTTGCAGGAACTTGTAGGAGTTTTCTGAGGTACAATTACATATACCAGCAACTggatcaatcatatcagatGCTGTACCCATGCCTTGGCAAACACTAGCTGCTATCATTTTTGGCCCATTCATATTTATATTACTGTCAGTTCAGTAGTTCACATATGTTGTTTATAGTTTTCCTTTCTCTCACAATCCACACTGCACCTTGTAAGCCATGAACTATTTCCTTTTAGATAATTGAGTTTGTTTCTTTTTCTGTTGCTAGATTGGTGAACTCAAGAAGCTAGTGGAAGAAGGAAAGATAAAGTACATTGGGTTATCTGAAGCATCTGCGTCAACAATCCGGAGAGCTCATGCAGTCCATCCTATCACTGCAGTACAGATTGAATGGTCATTATGGTCTAGAGATGTGGAAGAAGATATAATTCCCACTTGCAGGTACTTTCATGAACAGCCAAACACTAGGGTTGTGAAGTCAATAAGTAGGAAGCTTATTTCTGAATCACCACCTTTCTGTGACTATTTCAGAGAACTTGGAATTGGAATTGTAGCTTACAGTCCACTAGGAAGAGGGTTTTTGTGCAGTGGAGCAAAACTAGTTGACTCACTGTCGGAGCAGGACTTCCGCAAggtaaactaaaaacttttttttctcaaacacgcaggagagctgcgtatcattATATTGAGAAGAAAAAAGGGTAACACAACCACAAACAAAAGTAAACACCAGCACCAACACACACCACACACGCCACTCTAATGTATGCATAATACTTGGTTCAGCTGTCCTTAATTTTAAACATTCCGTTGATCTTAGATACATTTTTGGATTCTGCTCATGTATTTGATATATACAAGGGTCCCATCCAAATTGCttgaagaaaaaagaataagaaATAATTGTGTATTGCCTCTTTGTAACAAGGATTTCAAACTTCTGCAGCATATGCCTAGATTTCAACCGGAGAATATTGACAAGAATGCTAAGATATTCGAGCATGTGAACGCAATGGCAGCTAAAAAAGGATGCACACCATCACAACTAGCATTGGCTTGGGTTCACCATCAGGGAAATGATGTTTGCCCCATACCTGGCACAACAAAAATTGAGAACTTCAACCAGAACGTGGGGGCATTGTCTGTGAAGTTGACACCAGATGAGATGGCCGAACTTGAGTCGTATGCTGCTGCAGGTGAAGTCTTGGGTGACCGTTATCCTCAAATGGCCAACACCTGGAAGGACTCTGAGACCCCGCCATTGTCTTCTTGGAAATCTGAGTAGCCAATCTGGTATCTTCAACTCTGTCACCGTCACATATCTCCAAATTGTCGGTCTGCAGAAGATGCTCAGGTGCACTTTGCAAAAGCGTCCATATGATGTGCTTGCCTTTTTGCAAGCTATGATGTTTGGTACTTGTTTGTATTGCATGCCTCATTTTGTATCAAGAGTATTTACCATGAATAGCTTGAAGATTTAAACCACTGGTTCAATGAATAACCATGTGCATTTGTATCAAGAGTACAAGTAGCAAACTGAATTTTGTAATAATAGTCAAAAGTGTGATTGTAAAATGTACTAGGGAATGTGGTACACTATACTAGCGTGCAAACATATTGTATTCCATCCATGGGCGCATAAGTTCCTTTCGATTCTGTTTCTTTCCTCAATGGTATCCTGCAATTGTTTGCCCCAGTCTGCCATGCTTTTTTGTTCTTTACCATGCTTCGTTCAATGCTTCTGGGATTGTAATTAGGGCACAGAAAATCATTGCTCATCTTACATTTACAGAAAAAAGTGTCAcgttgtcacacccaattttaaggataaaattgaatgcaaaaccttatgtgtgcccagagatcAGTCACACATAAACCGACAAATTATagggagtatcatcacaagtgtttcATACGTAACGATATAACTCAGAGTCTTTACACAAATATAGCggaaaaataaaagataactcttgcatggaagctccatctcacaggcacgtcaactggttgaccacaagtctagaaatcctcagggaaatactggtagtagtcattaccattgccatctgttacccatccgggatttttatccaaataaagaaaataaacaagtgtaagtacacctcgtacttaacaagtataacagggggttcatgaggctcaaaggctagacatggttcaactgcatgtagcttttagttgtcacaattttagcataagagtagcatcaagttgtcaagacccatagtaaactcatgatcaggtaaagtgaataaagaatagcataaacagcatattaacaataataacatttaatgaattgccattagtgttcatttattctgtattggtccaaggccgctcgtgaccgtgagcacggctgatatatcagttttacactctgcagaggttgtacactttcactgtgagtcgtgatttaccctttcgcccgaggtgatcagccccttagcccactcccaaggaagaccggcagggttcactatgaagcctttcaaaggttcgtctaacaagttagggccgctaggtttcgttagtcagtccgtgtgactcacccgcaggaatccacggtctgctatcccccacttgcgccacaagggtaaccactaacaagctagaaaaggtcctcatactgagctaaagccagagccatatagccctcacagttgtactgtaagtcccggatggtcagatacagataagtccttatggagagaaactagagcaccataagatagcccaatgctccagccctcttatccaaagttgctaaaaagtcatcttttaatgtttattgcataattctttagtcaaattacaagatcatggtttagtggagcactagcataagctacccaatgcaaaaccataggtgacaaggtataagatcaatactaggaaatccttatcaaggagacacatgcaatatgatttgtgtgattaaagttattaggaaacaaggatgatcccatgctatacttgccttgatcaccctggtcctgctgatcctgctcgtagaagtactcttgttcacccacgaactgctcaccgtctactcgtaaccaccacatcaacaacaatcatccaaaGGCAACCAtgcaaagcaaacaagcctattattagaacagtacaccaacagtaataaataaagataaaaagtttataaaacgaatctacaaCGCCCtatgatcacacagacgtaaagatcacgaaaatcggagttataacgaagaagttatgattttccaaagttttactttaaataaataatagattaaatctaaactcagatttaaaaagttgaaaacttgtactACAGTAGCATTAGACTATAGATTATGCGAAAACGAAtgtaacgcaacttgaacggattaaatcggagttaaaacgaagtttttatgagcaaaatagattcgatggcaaaactgtaaatctggGAAACTTCTTTTTGAACTGCGCGGCTGAAATACGTTTTCCAACTTGGAAAGCGTAAAACGGGAAAGCGTAAAGGACTGCGGGTTATAACATAAAAAAACGCAGGGGGTTTTCTGAAAAATagccggccgaaggggtatccttcgttTCTGGCCGTTGGATCTCAAACCGATGGCCAGGATTAGATCGGGGGTTGGGGAGGGGAGCTGGCCGCCGGAGTTGGGGCCGATcctggcggcgccatggccggagttggccggcgtCCATGGTTTTCACGATTTAGAGCACTAGGAGATAAACCAAGGGCACGGGGGCGTAGTGGAGCTCACTGCGAACTCACCTAAAGCAAATAGAAGAGCTGAGTTCAACCCGGGAGCGCCCACGACGGCGGAGAGCGGACGGCGGCCCTGGAACAAGTTCGGCGTGTGTTAGCGATGGGTAGAAAGCAGTAGAGCGCGAAGGGAAAGTCTCTGCGACTTCGCACGACGGAAACGAAGCCCGGTACGTCGCTCGCGGAGGCTCGAAGGCGCTGCAGCGGCGGATTGAGGATGCGGCGGATCTCGGCGGCGGCTTTGGCAAACTC is part of the Sorghum bicolor cultivar BTx623 chromosome 10, Sorghum_bicolor_NCBIv3, whole genome shotgun sequence genome and harbors:
- the LOC8068380 gene encoding IN2-2 protein isoform X2, encoding MAAASVSVPRIKLGSQGLEVSAQGLGCLGMSFFYGPPKPEPDMIKLIHNAVATGVTLLDTADMYGPHTNEILLGKALEGGVREKVELATKFAVSYADGKWEIRGDPAYVRAACEGSLKRLGVDCIDLYYQHRIDKKVPIEVTIGELKKLVEEGKIKYIGLSEASASTIRRAHAVHPITAVQLEWSLWSRDVEEEIIPTCRELGIGIVAYSPLGRGFLCSGAKLVDSLSEQDFRKVKSWVTVMLKLPTPGRTPRPRHCLLGNLSSQSGIFNSITVTLLYLQTVGLQKMLRCTLEKHPYDACLIASYEFGT
- the LOC8068380 gene encoding probable aldo-keto reductase 2 isoform X1 codes for the protein MAAASVSVPRIKLGSQGLEVSAQGLGCLGMSFFYGPPKPEPDMIKLIHNAVATGVTLLDTADMYGPHTNEILLGKALEGGVREKVELATKFAVSYADGKWEIRGDPAYVRAACEGSLKRLGVDCIDLYYQHRIDKKVPIEVTIGELKKLVEEGKIKYIGLSEASASTIRRAHAVHPITAVQLEWSLWSRDVEEEIIPTCRELGIGIVAYSPLGRGFLCSGAKLVDSLSEQDFRKYMPRFQPENIDKNTKIFERVNAMAAKRGCTPSQLALAWVHHQGNDVCPIPGTTKIENFNQNVGALSVKLTPDEMAELESYAATGEVLGDRYAETTNTWKDSETPPLSSWKSE
- the LOC8069053 gene encoding probable aldo-keto reductase 2 — encoded protein: MAAASVSVPRIKLGSQGLEVSAQGLGCMGMSAFYGPPKAEPDMIKLIHHAVAAGVTLLDTSDIYGPHTNEILLGKALQGGVREKVELATKFGLSFADGKREIRGDPAYVRAACEGSLKRLGVDCIDLYYQHRIDKKVPIEVTIGELKKLVEEGKIKYIGLSEASASTIRRAHAVHPITAVQIEWSLWSRDVEEDIIPTCRELGIGIVAYSPLGRGFLCSGAKLVDSLSEQDFRKHMPRFQPENIDKNAKIFEHVNAMAAKKGCTPSQLALAWVHHQGNDVCPIPGTTKIENFNQNVGALSVKLTPDEMAELESYAAAGEVLGDRYPQMANTWKDSETPPLSSWKSE